The following are encoded together in the Cynocephalus volans isolate mCynVol1 chromosome 4, mCynVol1.pri, whole genome shotgun sequence genome:
- the DEAF1 gene encoding deformed epidermal autoregulatory factor 1 homolog isoform X2, protein MAGRASSKDWKRSIRYAGRPLQCLIQDGILNPHAASCTCAACCDDMTLSGPVRLFVPYKRRKKENEVPTAPVKKDPSKNITLLPATAAATFTVTPSGQITTSGALTFDRASTVEATAVISESPAQGDVFAGATVQEAGVQPPCRVGHPEPHYPSYQDGCQIAPFPEAALPTSHPKIVLTSLPALAVPPSTPTKAVSPTVVNGLDMSEQRNWLYLEEMVNSLLNTAQQLKTVFEQVKQASSYREAAMTQAKLQADAERKEQSCINCGREAMSECTGCHKVNYCSTFCQRKDWKDHQHMCGQSAAVTVQADEVHVADSVIEKVTV, encoded by the exons ATGGCTGGCAGAGCCAGCAGCAAAGACTGGAAGAGGAGCATCCGCTACGCAGGCAGGCCCCTTCAGTGCCTCATCCAG GATGGGATTTTAAACCCGCATGCTGCCTCTTGCACCTGTGCCGCCTGTTGTGATGACATGACTTTG AGTGGTCCAGTCAGGCTCTTCGTGCCTTACAAAAGGCGCAAGAAGGAGAACGAAGTGCCCACAGCCCCCGTGAAGAAGGACCCCTCGAAGAACATCACGCTGCTTCCAGCGACAGCTGCTGCCACCT TCACCGTGACCCCCTCGGGACAGATCACTACCTCTGGGGCACTGACCTTTGACCGTGCGTCCACTGTGGAGGCCACCGCTGTCATATCGGAGAGCCCGGCCCAGGGTGACGTCTTTGCGGGAGCCACGG TGCAGGAGGCTGGTGTGCAGCCTCCCTGCAGGGTCGGCCACCCCGAGCCTCACTACCCCAGCTACCAGGACGGCTGCCAGATTGCACCATTTCCAGAAGCTGCGCTGCCAACATCACACCCCAAAATAG TGCTGACCTCCCTGCCTGCCCTGGCCGTCCCACCCTCCACACCCACCAAAGCTGTGTCCCCCACGGTGGTCAACGGGCTGGACATGTCAGAACAGCGGAACTGGTTGTACCTGGAAGAGATGGTCAATTCTCTGCTCAATACGGCGCAGCAACTGAAGACAGTGTTTGAACAAGTCAAACAGGCCAGCTCCTACCGAGAAGCTGCCATGACCCAGGCCAAACTTCAGGCTGACGCTGAGCGGAAAGAG CAGTCCTGCATCAACTGCGGCCGGGAGGCCATGAGCGAGTGCACAGGCTGCCACAAGGTCAACTACTGCTCCACGTTCTGCCAGCGCAAG GATTGGAAAGACCACCAGCACATGTGTGGCCAGTCAGCAGCTGTCACCGTCCAGGCGGACGAAGTGCACGTTGCTGACAGCGTGATAGAGAAAGTCACTGTGTGA